One genomic window of Microbacterium testaceum StLB037 includes the following:
- a CDS encoding ROK family protein has product MDAMTTTPSLRRHNLDAVLTRVWDEDAFTASDVIAAVGLTRSTAIDVLDELTARGLLAEMPNARAVGEYSKGRPARRFAFQPGAGTVVGVDAGRGHLTATVADLRGTTLATSRLTVDPELDSPERRRRAAEATVDAALKRARRARTDIVALCVGVPAPVDRAGRSPIHHDGFWARMNPGFVDTFAAWAPVVRVENDATLAAVAERTHGAAVGCADFVALLAGERFGAGISVDGHLLRGAHGGAGETVAFDRVEGVGSAWGLAPRCVDAAREALASGTLPDDSALRGLDPATLDAKTVLDLAAGGDAGALAVAREVGPALAGVAAMFGSLFDIERVVVSGAIAAGAGPIITAAIEAFPDSLHLPAPRIVASTLGADIVSIGAVAAAVETARARALDLEAFALPEDRARA; this is encoded by the coding sequence ATGGATGCCATGACGACGACGCCGTCGCTGCGTCGCCACAACCTCGACGCGGTGCTGACCCGCGTCTGGGACGAGGACGCGTTCACCGCGAGCGACGTGATCGCGGCGGTCGGCCTGACCCGCTCGACCGCGATCGACGTCCTCGACGAACTCACCGCCCGCGGGCTGCTGGCGGAGATGCCCAACGCCCGCGCCGTCGGCGAGTACTCGAAGGGTCGCCCCGCGCGGCGCTTCGCCTTCCAGCCCGGCGCGGGCACCGTCGTGGGCGTCGACGCCGGGCGCGGACACCTGACCGCCACGGTCGCCGACCTCCGGGGAACGACCCTTGCGACCTCGCGGCTCACCGTCGATCCCGAGCTCGACTCCCCCGAGCGCCGGCGCCGCGCCGCCGAGGCGACGGTCGACGCGGCCCTCAAGCGCGCGCGGCGCGCGCGGACCGACATCGTCGCGCTCTGCGTCGGCGTCCCGGCGCCCGTGGATCGCGCCGGGCGCTCCCCCATCCACCACGACGGCTTCTGGGCGCGGATGAACCCGGGCTTCGTCGACACCTTCGCCGCCTGGGCGCCCGTCGTCCGCGTCGAGAACGACGCGACGCTGGCCGCCGTCGCCGAGCGGACGCACGGGGCCGCGGTGGGCTGCGCCGACTTCGTCGCCCTTCTCGCCGGGGAACGCTTCGGCGCCGGGATCAGCGTCGACGGGCATCTCCTCCGCGGAGCGCACGGCGGCGCCGGAGAGACGGTGGCCTTCGACCGCGTCGAGGGCGTCGGCAGCGCGTGGGGCCTCGCCCCGCGGTGCGTCGACGCGGCGCGGGAGGCTCTGGCATCCGGGACCCTCCCCGATGACAGCGCGCTGCGCGGTCTCGACCCCGCCACCCTGGATGCCAAGACCGTGCTGGATCTCGCGGCCGGGGGCGACGCCGGCGCCCTGGCCGTGGCGCGCGAGGTGGGGCCGGCGCTCGCCGGGGTGGCGGCGATGTTCGGCAGCCTCTTCGACATCGAGCGCGTGGTGGTGTCGGGTGCCATCGCCGCGGGTGCGGGACCGATCATCACCGCGGCGATCGAGGCGTTCCCCGACTCCCTGCACCTCCCCGCCCCGCGGATCGTGGCCTCGACGCTCGGCGCCGACATCGTCTCGATCGGGGCCGTCGCGGCGGCGGTGGAGACGGCACGCGCTCGCGCGCTCGATCTCGAGGCGTTCGCGCTTCCCGAGGATCGGGCGCGGGCGTGA
- a CDS encoding ABC transporter substrate-binding protein: MSTKSRASRRWLAATAVGVLGAAMLAGCSSDGRETIRFTFSKREALAFMNDVVAEYNASQDKVHVEMDSSGVDVVSASFVRGNPPDIMLANYNYEVARFVQRCALTDLGGTEAAGTVRDDLQPLMDQYGSCEGRTSALPYSVMAASVIYNKQIFEQLGLQVPTTWDELLQVSDTLKENGVTPFYGTFKDDWTVAQGWYDYSVGGSLNVIDFFDGLAAEGDEVGPSSSVSFAKDFTEPMDRMMQLAQNYTNPDAESRAYGDGNLAFAQGEAAMYLQGPWALGEIAKTAPDLAVGTFPLPMTDDPGDLAVRVNMDLAAMIPEASRHQDAARDFLEYLYQPQVIEAYNESQLGFAPTKDAPAPSDPRVAGMVPYYEEGRIYQGASVLVPKTIPTFNYAQAMIFGASPETTLRTMDEDWSRLAFRQPPASTNDASGEEAAR; encoded by the coding sequence GTGTCGACGAAGAGCAGGGCGAGCCGACGATGGCTCGCGGCGACCGCGGTGGGGGTGCTCGGGGCGGCGATGCTGGCCGGCTGCTCCAGCGACGGTCGCGAGACGATCCGCTTCACCTTCAGCAAGCGCGAGGCGCTGGCGTTCATGAACGACGTCGTCGCCGAGTACAACGCCTCGCAGGACAAGGTCCACGTCGAGATGGACAGCTCGGGCGTCGACGTGGTGTCGGCGAGCTTCGTCCGAGGCAACCCGCCCGACATCATGCTCGCGAACTACAACTACGAGGTCGCGAGATTCGTCCAGCGGTGCGCCCTCACCGATCTCGGCGGCACCGAGGCTGCCGGAACCGTCCGTGACGACCTCCAACCGCTCATGGACCAGTACGGCTCGTGCGAGGGACGCACCAGCGCGTTGCCCTACTCGGTGATGGCCGCGTCGGTCATCTACAACAAGCAGATCTTCGAGCAGTTGGGCCTTCAAGTCCCCACCACGTGGGACGAGCTCCTCCAGGTGTCGGACACGCTGAAGGAGAACGGCGTCACGCCGTTCTACGGCACCTTCAAAGACGACTGGACCGTGGCCCAGGGCTGGTACGACTACTCCGTCGGCGGGTCGCTGAACGTCATCGACTTCTTCGACGGTCTCGCGGCCGAGGGGGACGAGGTCGGACCCTCGTCGTCGGTGTCGTTCGCGAAGGACTTCACCGAGCCGATGGACCGGATGATGCAGCTCGCGCAGAACTACACGAATCCGGATGCCGAGAGCAGGGCCTACGGAGACGGCAACCTCGCCTTCGCCCAGGGTGAGGCGGCGATGTACCTGCAGGGCCCGTGGGCGCTGGGGGAGATCGCGAAGACCGCGCCCGACCTGGCCGTCGGCACGTTCCCGCTGCCGATGACCGACGATCCCGGCGACCTGGCCGTGCGCGTGAACATGGACCTCGCGGCGATGATCCCCGAGGCATCCCGTCATCAGGATGCCGCCCGCGACTTCCTCGAGTACCTGTACCAGCCGCAGGTGATCGAGGCCTACAACGAGTCGCAGCTCGGCTTCGCTCCCACCAAGGACGCTCCCGCGCCGAGCGATCCCCGCGTGGCCGGGATGGTCCCGTACTACGAGGAGGGGCGCATCTATCAGGGTGCCTCGGTCCTCGTGCCCAAGACCATCCCGACCTTCAACTACGCCCAGGCGATGATCTTCGGCGCCTCGCCCGAGACCACGCTGCGCACCATGGACGAGGACTGGTCGCGACTCGCCTTCCGGCAGCCGCCCGCCTCGACGAACGACGCATCCGGCGAGGAGGCCGCGCGATGA
- a CDS encoding carbohydrate ABC transporter permease: protein MSTTTTIVTGGKATARRSTRRVEPIYYFFLLPTLVLFTLAITVPGIIGIFFSFTDSIGLGEWNFTGLTNYIAIFSDPAILQSYLFTFGFSVATVIVVNVAAFLLAVGLTAQIRFKKALRTVFVIPMVISGIIIAYVFNFLFSNSVPEAGAALGIPWLETSLLANPDLAWVAIVIVTAWQAIPGTLLIYIAGLLSVPGDVYEAAGLDGASKTQQLLRITLPLVAGYVVINVILGFKGFLNAYDIIVGLTGGGPGTATRSVAMSIILGFNGGDYAYQMANAALFFIVAIVISLLQLSLTRGRNTLS from the coding sequence ATGAGCACCACGACCACGATCGTCACGGGTGGGAAGGCGACCGCGCGTCGCAGCACCCGTCGCGTCGAGCCGATCTACTACTTCTTCCTGCTGCCGACGCTCGTGCTGTTCACGCTCGCGATCACGGTGCCGGGGATCATCGGCATCTTCTTCAGCTTCACCGACTCGATCGGTCTCGGCGAGTGGAACTTCACCGGGCTGACCAACTACATCGCCATCTTCAGCGACCCCGCGATCCTGCAGAGCTACCTGTTCACCTTCGGCTTCTCGGTGGCCACCGTGATCGTGGTCAACGTCGCCGCGTTCCTGCTCGCGGTGGGGCTGACCGCGCAGATCCGCTTCAAGAAGGCGCTGCGGACGGTCTTCGTCATCCCGATGGTGATCTCGGGCATCATCATCGCCTACGTCTTCAACTTCCTCTTCAGCAACTCCGTGCCCGAGGCGGGGGCCGCCCTCGGCATCCCGTGGCTCGAGACGAGCCTGCTGGCCAACCCCGACCTCGCGTGGGTGGCGATCGTCATCGTCACCGCGTGGCAGGCGATCCCCGGCACGCTGCTCATCTACATCGCGGGGCTGCTGTCGGTGCCCGGCGACGTCTACGAGGCCGCCGGCCTCGACGGCGCCAGCAAGACGCAGCAGCTGCTGCGCATCACGCTGCCGCTCGTGGCCGGATACGTCGTGATCAACGTCATCCTCGGCTTCAAGGGCTTCCTCAACGCCTACGACATCATCGTGGGCCTCACCGGCGGTGGCCCCGGCACCGCGACCCGCAGCGTCGCGATGTCGATCATCCTCGGCTTCAACGGCGGCGACTACGCCTACCAGATGGCGAACGCGGCGCTGTTCTTCATCGTCGCCATCGTCATCTCGCTCCTCCAGCTCTCCCTCACCCGGGGAAGGAACACCCTGTCATGA
- a CDS encoding carbohydrate ABC transporter permease → MTALNQPALAVEQAELSLPAADRSRPRFRRVGMERVNWSTTTILVLCSLTVLLPLYVTISMALKSGTQVVDGNAFSFPSPISFDGFVQAWTLTKFPVGLAISLLVTAGTVVATIILAAFASYAIARNWDRKLFRYSFFYLLAAMFIPFPVVALPQIQLTGRVGLDNPVGVILLATMFQLSFSVLLFTAFLRSIPLELEESARIDGATTWQTFWQLIFPLLAPMSATVGIFAFLYAWNDFMMPSLIISDPALQTLPVRQNLFQTQFSNNYNVAFASYLMAMAPAIVAYLFTQRWVMAGVTQGAIKG, encoded by the coding sequence ATGACCGCTCTCAACCAGCCCGCGCTCGCCGTCGAGCAGGCCGAACTGTCCCTCCCCGCGGCAGACCGCTCGCGGCCCCGCTTCCGCCGCGTCGGCATGGAACGGGTGAACTGGTCGACGACGACCATCCTCGTGCTCTGCTCGCTGACCGTGCTGCTGCCGCTGTACGTGACGATCTCGATGGCGCTGAAGAGCGGCACCCAGGTCGTCGACGGGAACGCGTTCTCGTTCCCCTCGCCGATCAGCTTCGACGGGTTCGTCCAGGCGTGGACGCTCACGAAGTTCCCCGTGGGCTTGGCGATCTCGCTCCTGGTCACCGCGGGCACGGTCGTGGCGACGATCATCCTCGCGGCCTTCGCCTCGTACGCCATCGCGCGCAACTGGGACCGCAAGCTCTTCCGCTACTCGTTCTTCTACCTGCTCGCGGCCATGTTCATCCCGTTCCCGGTGGTGGCCCTGCCGCAGATCCAGCTCACCGGACGCGTGGGACTCGACAACCCCGTCGGCGTGATCCTCCTCGCCACGATGTTCCAGCTGAGCTTCAGCGTGCTGCTGTTCACCGCGTTCCTGCGCTCGATCCCGCTCGAGCTCGAGGAGAGCGCCCGCATCGACGGGGCGACCACCTGGCAGACGTTCTGGCAGCTGATCTTCCCGCTCCTGGCTCCGATGAGCGCGACCGTCGGCATCTTCGCGTTCCTTTACGCGTGGAACGACTTCATGATGCCCTCCCTCATCATCAGCGACCCGGCCCTGCAGACGCTGCCCGTGCGCCAGAACCTCTTCCAGACGCAGTTCAGCAACAACTACAACGTCGCCTTCGCCTCGTACCTCATGGCCATGGCCCCCGCGATCGTCGCCTACCTCTTCACCCAGCGCTGGGTGATGGCGGGCGTCACGCAGGGCGCCATCAAGGGCTGA
- a CDS encoding alpha-amylase family glycosyl hydrolase produces MTTPAPSLQTRELSDAPDWWRQAVVYQVYPRSFADSNGDGLGDIPGITSRVPYLAELGVDAIWLSPFYPSDLADGGYDVADYRDVDPRLGTLADMDELIAQLHAHGIRVVVDIVPNHTSDKHVWFQEALAAGRGSAARERYIFREGTGPDGAEPPTDWESLFGGSAWERVEDGQWYLHNFDVSQPDLNWANPEVRADFVKTLRFWSDRGVDGFRIDVAHMLTKDLSEPLPSRAELDALPQDGSHPLIDRDDVHEVYAEWRGVFNSYDPPRTAVAEAWVHPSRVPLYASAESLGQAFNFDLLEADFDPAQFRRIVADNLALAAESGSSTTWVLSNHDVVRHATRYGLPDAERGADGRPTLKHGNEWLLSGGQSPTLDAARGERRARAAATFVLGLPGSAYLYQGEELGLHEVAEIPDADRQDPTFFRSPGVDQGRDGCRVPLPWTAEGPAFGFGSAGAHLPQPEWFGTYAVDRQDGDPASTLSLYRRALDLRHALQADEQLAWVETGRDDVVAFERPNGWTVVTNFGAESADLPAGEVLLSSSPLEGDALPGETTVWLRRA; encoded by the coding sequence GTGACCACCCCTGCCCCTTCCCTGCAGACCCGCGAGCTCTCCGACGCCCCCGACTGGTGGCGCCAGGCCGTCGTGTACCAGGTGTATCCGCGCAGCTTCGCCGACAGCAACGGCGACGGCCTCGGCGACATCCCCGGCATCACCTCGCGCGTGCCGTACCTCGCCGAACTGGGGGTGGATGCCATCTGGCTCAGCCCCTTCTACCCCTCCGACCTCGCCGACGGGGGCTACGACGTCGCCGACTACCGCGACGTCGACCCGCGCCTGGGCACCCTGGCCGACATGGACGAGCTCATCGCGCAGCTGCACGCCCACGGCATCCGGGTCGTCGTCGACATCGTTCCCAACCACACCTCCGACAAGCACGTGTGGTTCCAGGAGGCGCTGGCCGCGGGTCGTGGCTCGGCCGCGCGCGAGCGGTACATCTTCCGCGAGGGCACCGGGCCCGACGGCGCCGAGCCGCCCACCGACTGGGAGTCGCTCTTCGGCGGGTCGGCCTGGGAGCGCGTCGAGGACGGCCAGTGGTACCTGCACAACTTCGACGTCTCGCAGCCCGACCTGAACTGGGCCAACCCCGAGGTGCGCGCGGACTTCGTGAAGACCCTGCGCTTCTGGAGCGACCGCGGCGTCGACGGCTTCCGCATCGACGTCGCGCACATGCTGACGAAGGACCTCAGCGAGCCGTTGCCCTCCCGCGCCGAACTCGACGCCCTCCCGCAGGACGGCTCCCACCCGCTGATCGACCGCGACGACGTCCACGAGGTCTACGCCGAGTGGCGCGGGGTGTTCAACTCGTACGACCCGCCGCGCACCGCCGTCGCCGAGGCGTGGGTGCACCCCTCGCGCGTGCCGCTGTACGCGAGCGCCGAGAGCCTGGGCCAGGCCTTCAACTTCGACCTGCTCGAGGCCGACTTCGATCCGGCGCAGTTCCGCCGGATCGTCGCCGACAACCTCGCGCTCGCCGCCGAGTCGGGCTCGTCGACGACGTGGGTGCTTTCGAACCACGACGTCGTGCGGCACGCCACGCGGTACGGGCTCCCGGATGCCGAGCGCGGCGCCGACGGTCGCCCCACCCTCAAGCACGGAAACGAGTGGCTTCTCTCCGGGGGCCAGTCGCCCACCCTCGACGCCGCGCGCGGAGAGCGTCGCGCCCGCGCCGCGGCGACCTTCGTGCTGGGCCTGCCGGGGTCGGCGTACCTGTACCAGGGCGAGGAGCTCGGCCTCCACGAGGTCGCCGAGATCCCCGACGCCGACCGCCAGGACCCGACGTTCTTCCGGAGCCCCGGTGTCGATCAGGGGCGCGATGGATGCCGCGTGCCGTTGCCGTGGACAGCGGAGGGTCCCGCCTTCGGCTTCGGCTCGGCCGGTGCGCACCTGCCGCAGCCGGAGTGGTTCGGCACCTACGCCGTCGACCGGCAGGACGGTGACCCCGCGTCCACCCTCTCGCTGTACCGCCGCGCCCTCGACCTGCGGCATGCGCTGCAGGCCGACGAGCAGCTCGCCTGGGTCGAGACCGGTCGAGACGACGTGGTGGCCTTCGAGCGCCCGAACGGGTGGACGGTCGTGACCAACTTCGGCGCCGAGTCGGCCGACCTCCCCGCGGGCGAGGTGCTCCTGTCGAGCTCGCCGCTCGAGGGCGACGCCCTGCCCGGCGAGACCACGGTCTGGCTCCGTCGCGCCTGA
- a CDS encoding LacI family DNA-binding transcriptional regulator produces MGKRVTLADVARLAGLSPAAASMILNGRPDTRLSKDAHERVHAAAAELGYRPNMAARALRTDTSHTVGFVSDLVATTRFASGLIKGALGAAEAAGQVVLVAETGGEPAREAEAVSALLDRQVDGIIFASMRARETFVPPLPSGLRTVMLNATNEVHGCSVLPDEETGGRRAIELLVEAGIRDGILLLGYDAQAERDLFRSDTVAARVRGISAAMADAGATFLHEESIWLWEPAPGYEFTARLLADGMRPRAIVCLNDRLAFGALQALGDAGLRVPEDVSLVSFDNDELAAYLRPGLTTIGLPHEEMGRRAVELLLTPDGPPAGRHLVDMPVVIRESIRRP; encoded by the coding sequence ATGGGCAAGAGGGTCACGCTGGCCGACGTCGCCCGCCTCGCCGGGCTGTCCCCGGCCGCGGCCTCGATGATCCTGAACGGTCGGCCCGACACCCGGCTCTCGAAGGACGCGCACGAGCGTGTCCACGCCGCCGCGGCCGAGCTGGGCTACCGTCCGAACATGGCCGCTCGGGCCCTGCGTACCGACACGTCGCACACGGTCGGGTTCGTGTCCGACCTCGTCGCGACGACGCGCTTCGCGAGTGGGCTGATCAAGGGCGCGCTCGGCGCGGCCGAGGCGGCGGGCCAGGTCGTGCTCGTCGCCGAGACCGGCGGAGAACCCGCGCGCGAGGCCGAGGCGGTGTCGGCGCTCCTCGACCGTCAGGTCGACGGCATCATCTTCGCGTCGATGCGCGCTCGAGAGACCTTCGTCCCTCCCCTGCCCTCCGGCCTCCGCACCGTCATGCTCAACGCCACGAACGAGGTGCACGGGTGCAGCGTCCTGCCCGATGAGGAGACCGGGGGGCGCCGTGCGATCGAGCTGCTGGTCGAGGCGGGCATCCGCGACGGCATCCTGCTCCTGGGGTACGACGCTCAGGCCGAGCGCGACCTCTTCCGCTCGGACACGGTCGCCGCACGCGTGCGGGGGATCTCGGCGGCGATGGCCGACGCGGGCGCGACATTCCTGCACGAAGAGTCGATCTGGCTGTGGGAGCCCGCTCCCGGTTACGAGTTCACCGCGCGTCTGCTCGCCGACGGGATGCGCCCTCGCGCGATCGTCTGCCTGAACGACCGGCTCGCCTTCGGCGCTCTGCAAGCCCTCGGAGACGCGGGACTCCGCGTGCCGGAGGACGTCTCCTTGGTGTCGTTCGACAACGACGAGCTCGCCGCCTACCTCCGCCCCGGGCTCACGACGATCGGCCTCCCGCACGAGGAGATGGGGCGCCGCGCGGTCGAGCTGCTGCTCACGCCGGACGGTCCGCCCGCGGGGCGTCACCTGGTGGACATGCCCGTGGTGATCCGGGAGTCGATCCGCCGGCCGTGA
- a CDS encoding ABC transporter substrate-binding protein yields the protein MNPRSPRSRRGASLALLAIAGLTGAALTGCAPGSAAPVAQNDVEVSTELTTDPVQLTIADETGFPVTDKLTEEFTKQHPNVTFTINRDTFQNLTANAPKLLASSTPPDLIRLPTLGDTVRDGLVANLDPYFDAYGWSAWPASQLAPLRMNDQGVRGSGSLYQLGLGYSITGIYMNTTLASRLGIDSPPQTLAELEADMAKAKAAGILPIMAGDKDGVVNFVVQAAMNQYVDKDQFLSWMFNEPGARYDEPGNVEGAELVRKWADAGYFPSDINAIDYFTFTSRFSAGEGLFTFNGNWEAANYQKALGSNVEFFLVPPAEAGANHVAMGAANSFSVAAKSPHINEIVYFLNWVHTDPTARQIIVDVTGASPGGDPAEALPTVQPGSLIENALKMSAQIGAEDGQVDFMANTTAGIYAGSIIPESQLLVTSQITGQDFVDRVQKFYESEVGTK from the coding sequence ATGAACCCCCGTTCCCCGCGCAGCCGCCGAGGGGCATCCCTGGCGCTGCTGGCCATCGCGGGCCTCACAGGCGCCGCCCTCACCGGGTGCGCACCCGGCAGCGCCGCGCCCGTCGCACAGAACGACGTCGAGGTGAGCACCGAGCTCACCACCGACCCCGTCCAGCTCACGATCGCCGACGAGACGGGCTTCCCGGTCACCGACAAGCTGACCGAGGAGTTCACGAAGCAGCACCCGAACGTGACCTTCACGATCAACCGCGACACGTTCCAGAACCTCACCGCCAACGCCCCGAAGCTGCTCGCCAGCTCGACGCCGCCCGACCTCATCCGCCTCCCCACCCTGGGCGACACGGTCCGCGACGGCCTCGTGGCCAACCTCGACCCCTACTTCGACGCCTACGGCTGGAGCGCCTGGCCGGCCTCGCAGCTCGCTCCGCTGCGGATGAACGACCAGGGCGTGCGCGGCTCGGGGTCCCTGTACCAGCTGGGCCTCGGCTACAGCATCACGGGCATCTACATGAACACGACCCTCGCTTCGCGGCTCGGCATCGACTCCCCGCCGCAGACGCTGGCCGAGCTCGAGGCCGACATGGCGAAGGCCAAGGCCGCCGGCATCCTCCCGATCATGGCGGGCGACAAGGACGGCGTCGTCAATTTCGTCGTGCAGGCAGCGATGAACCAGTACGTCGACAAGGACCAGTTCCTGTCGTGGATGTTCAACGAGCCTGGCGCGCGCTACGACGAGCCCGGGAACGTCGAGGGTGCCGAACTGGTGCGCAAGTGGGCGGATGCCGGGTACTTCCCCTCCGACATCAACGCGATCGACTACTTCACCTTCACGAGCCGCTTCTCGGCGGGCGAGGGCCTGTTCACGTTCAACGGCAACTGGGAGGCCGCGAACTACCAGAAGGCGCTCGGCTCCAACGTCGAGTTCTTCCTCGTCCCGCCGGCCGAGGCCGGGGCGAACCACGTCGCGATGGGAGCGGCGAACTCGTTCTCGGTGGCCGCGAAGTCCCCGCACATCAACGAGATCGTGTACTTCCTCAACTGGGTGCACACCGACCCGACGGCGCGCCAGATCATCGTCGACGTCACCGGAGCCTCGCCCGGCGGCGACCCCGCCGAAGCCCTCCCGACGGTGCAGCCCGGCTCGCTCATCGAGAACGCGCTGAAGATGTCGGCGCAGATCGGCGCCGAGGACGGCCAGGTCGACTTCATGGCCAACACCACGGCAGGCATCTACGCGGGCTCGATCATCCCCGAGTCGCAGCTGCTCGTGACGAGCCAGATCACCGGCCAGGACTTCGTCGACCGCGTGCAGAAGTTCTACGAGAGCGAGGTCGGCACCAAATGA
- a CDS encoding carbohydrate ABC transporter permease, which translates to MTDRAVAVAAAPRQSDAAPATTTAPPRRAAARAAARRATLAGWLLLVPALGFYIGFVVWPLIQGVQYSFYDWNGIGVARWVGVGNYLTVFTDPDLLGAIRNAFILIAFFTFIPVGLGLVLATLIRGIRYKAFAATAQTVLFLPQIIPLAAAGIAWSWMYAQTGAVNQILGWLGLGWITRPWLADYGTALPAVGLIGSWVLTGLCTVLLLTGLGKIDVSLYEAIRLDGAGWWREFFTITLPGLRQEIAVLVTVTVIAALSSFDIIYTSTQGGPGRATLVPGLSIFRIGFTQSDVGLASAFGIVLMVLVLIVVLPIQRLSRASDS; encoded by the coding sequence ATGACCGACCGTGCGGTCGCCGTCGCGGCGGCCCCTCGACAGAGCGACGCCGCTCCGGCGACGACGACCGCACCGCCTCGTCGGGCTGCCGCGCGCGCGGCGGCCCGACGGGCGACCCTCGCCGGGTGGCTGCTCCTCGTCCCCGCCCTCGGCTTCTACATCGGCTTCGTCGTCTGGCCGCTCATCCAGGGCGTCCAGTACTCGTTCTACGACTGGAACGGCATCGGCGTGGCCCGGTGGGTGGGCGTCGGCAACTACCTCACGGTGTTCACCGACCCCGATCTGCTCGGGGCCATCCGCAACGCCTTCATCCTCATCGCGTTCTTCACGTTCATCCCCGTCGGCCTCGGCCTGGTCCTGGCGACGCTGATCCGCGGCATCCGGTACAAGGCCTTCGCCGCGACCGCACAGACGGTGCTGTTCCTCCCGCAGATCATCCCGCTGGCGGCCGCCGGCATCGCCTGGTCGTGGATGTACGCCCAGACCGGCGCGGTGAACCAGATCCTCGGCTGGCTCGGACTCGGGTGGATCACCCGCCCGTGGCTCGCCGATTACGGCACGGCCCTGCCCGCGGTCGGCCTCATCGGCTCGTGGGTGCTCACGGGCCTGTGCACGGTGCTGCTGCTCACGGGCCTCGGCAAGATCGACGTCTCGCTGTACGAGGCGATCCGCCTCGACGGCGCCGGGTGGTGGCGGGAGTTCTTCACCATCACCCTTCCGGGCCTGCGTCAGGAGATCGCGGTGCTCGTCACCGTGACCGTCATCGCGGCCCTGTCGAGCTTCGACATCATCTACACCTCGACCCAGGGCGGCCCCGGCCGCGCGACCCTCGTGCCGGGCCTGTCGATCTTCCGCATCGGCTTCACCCAGAGCGACGTGGGCCTCGCCTCGGCCTTCGGCATCGTGCTCATGGTGCTGGTGCTCATCGTCGTGCTCCCCATCCAACGCCTCTCGAGAGCGAGTGACTCGTGA
- a CDS encoding carbohydrate ABC transporter permease — MIASRTERYLGIVLLSVATIVTLLPLISMFSAALQPADQNPTGLTWPTDPQWGNFATAFETGHVWQLMGSSLLIVLGVVPVSLVAATLAGFALGALQVRFGRGILVFFVLGLTIPFEALIIPLYYQAQSMGTVNTPWAVIFPLIGLYMPFGVFWMRAHFINVPRELSEAARVDGASIWREFRSIQLPLAAPALSALAILLFIWTWNQFLLPVVLIADPLQRTVAGALTFFQGQYSLSIPLLNAGALIIITPAVLLFLVFQRQFIRALVQGAVKG; from the coding sequence GTGATCGCCAGCCGCACCGAGCGCTACCTCGGGATCGTCCTCCTCAGCGTCGCGACCATCGTGACGCTTCTGCCCCTGATCAGCATGTTCTCTGCGGCGCTCCAGCCCGCCGACCAGAATCCGACCGGCCTGACCTGGCCGACCGACCCGCAGTGGGGCAACTTCGCCACCGCGTTCGAGACGGGCCACGTGTGGCAGCTCATGGGGTCGAGCCTGCTCATCGTGCTCGGCGTCGTCCCGGTGAGTCTCGTCGCGGCGACCCTCGCCGGCTTCGCGCTCGGTGCCCTGCAGGTGCGCTTCGGTCGCGGCATCCTGGTGTTCTTCGTCCTCGGTCTGACGATCCCCTTCGAGGCGCTCATCATCCCGCTCTACTACCAGGCGCAGTCGATGGGCACCGTGAACACCCCGTGGGCGGTGATCTTCCCCCTGATCGGGCTCTACATGCCGTTCGGTGTCTTCTGGATGCGCGCGCACTTCATCAACGTGCCCCGCGAACTGTCCGAGGCCGCCCGCGTCGACGGGGCCTCCATCTGGCGAGAGTTCCGCAGCATCCAGCTCCCGCTGGCCGCCCCGGCACTCTCGGCGCTGGCGATCCTGCTCTTCATCTGGACGTGGAATCAGTTCCTGCTCCCGGTCGTCCTCATCGCCGACCCGCTGCAGCGCACGGTCGCCGGCGCGCTGACGTTCTTCCAGGGCCAGTACTCGCTCAGCATCCCCCTGCTCAACGCCGGAGCGCTGATCATCATCACCCCGGCGGTGCTGCTGTTCCTCGTGTTCCAGCGCCAGTTCATCCGCGCCCTCGTGCAGGGCGCGGTCAAGGGCTGA